In Anaerobacillus isosaccharinicus, one genomic interval encodes:
- a CDS encoding toprim domain-containing protein, producing the protein MNSESLNFIKKYLLKKGEELGSEQKYSENEITIDIPIIKCLETKIKMVGLMTCSASHNTDLPEIIDKEVMQLASISPTKKFAMNDLEEAVALRLVTEGWLIKEIRFNKDGRTVNTVHYRTGYRLNFLQQKISEENERSLDEQLKVWKESIILTERITFHNKALSNLLEYIRLIYKQEGIELLNNSHIPQNWTVKKKLKFLHFLSAILYIRSNKEEFDWKEIGARYYQKIGGSKEFDSYKDDFIDQLEEIIQLPISVLGLVSLGKVTPLYFSGPIQGSFSNYNFGPVHALTDLSIAQDQYSSSAKTLWLVENRAVLTRVTSVVSFLKELNTLLVCVDGHVRSSHRQCLKQLIKNSQLHQVIIWTDYDKDGFLIAKQLYNIVNAEGIIKFIDVDGKVVKSWDEYEQRMKKLLAMSKNLEQEQLLGSVESWKNWILQ; encoded by the coding sequence ATGAATAGTGAATCTCTGAATTTTATAAAAAAATATTTATTAAAAAAAGGTGAGGAGCTAGGGTCAGAGCAAAAATACTCTGAGAACGAAATTACTATTGATATCCCTATAATAAAGTGCCTGGAGACGAAAATTAAGATGGTTGGGCTTATGACTTGCTCTGCCTCACACAATACTGACTTGCCTGAAATTATTGATAAAGAGGTTATGCAGCTTGCGAGTATATCACCTACAAAAAAATTCGCAATGAATGATTTGGAAGAAGCGGTTGCATTACGCTTGGTAACGGAAGGTTGGCTAATTAAAGAGATAAGGTTTAATAAAGACGGTAGAACTGTAAATACAGTTCACTATAGAACAGGTTATCGATTAAATTTTTTGCAACAAAAGATAAGTGAAGAAAACGAAAGAAGTCTGGATGAACAACTGAAAGTTTGGAAAGAAAGTATAATTTTGACAGAAAGAATTACATTCCACAATAAGGCACTATCAAATTTACTAGAATACATTCGGTTAATATATAAGCAAGAAGGAATTGAACTTTTAAACAATAGCCATATCCCACAAAATTGGACCGTTAAGAAAAAATTAAAATTTCTACACTTTTTGTCAGCCATTTTATACATTCGTTCGAATAAAGAAGAATTTGATTGGAAAGAAATTGGGGCCCGATATTATCAAAAAATTGGTGGTTCTAAAGAGTTTGATAGTTATAAAGATGATTTCATTGATCAGCTTGAAGAAATTATACAACTACCTATTTCTGTTCTAGGTCTAGTAAGTTTAGGTAAAGTAACTCCCCTTTATTTTTCAGGACCAATTCAAGGCTCTTTTTCAAACTATAATTTCGGCCCAGTTCACGCTTTGACAGATCTATCAATTGCACAAGATCAGTATTCATCAAGTGCGAAAACACTGTGGCTCGTTGAGAATAGAGCCGTATTAACAAGAGTAACTTCAGTAGTTAGTTTTCTAAAAGAATTAAATACATTACTAGTTTGTGTTGATGGTCATGTTCGGTCGTCACATCGTCAATGTTTAAAGCAGTTGATCAAAAATAGTCAATTGCACCAAGTGATTATTTGGACTGATTACGATAAAGATGGTTTTCTAATTGCAAAACAACTCTATAACATTGTTAATGCGGAGGGGATCATAAAATTTATCGATGTTGATGGGAAAGTAGTAAAATCATGGGATGAATACGAGCAAAGAATGAAAAAACTACTCGCTATGAGTAAAAACTTGGAGCAAGAACAATTACTTGGGAGTGTTGAAAGTTGGAAAAATTGGATTCTACAATAA
- a CDS encoding AAA family ATPase has product MIPCRLIFVGIRDFVPALLDLSGKDIHVMITGPNGAGKSTITFCMGAVLYSSKVDIEGLKSRNLPLDKTWKARIAYLFKNEGAMKIDAPLYIEFALNIVQEPGQPIKKEFVISTGDIIDEWEQTTKYTSGDRVYSFSAYRQALQYKYKIDPDLYYLIWYQQEVNQFAIMNPEERFRIFSEMHGIDKTQRDWEDSIEQLKESEETLKYAETNVLFKKQDLSLKKQDLDRYNENQKRLHEGGKQYITALLHLESFYQKEIQQEQRKLDQLKEDRIEVSELITEISEKKTFQTEQKTKFEAEKNKLNLEIQQLDNNLIKLQGVAKKINEEINSLNEELKETDLKRNGLTRTEEEVRIAFINLEMEKEKTKQGIRENHRQLEKGKEEHRNNINEIAVISHEVNENKKLEIKYQELLNQYKSSHDAQQKINWLDETIKSNRDREHKLLIKLADFNNELDILKENRVLSSRQMESITFFKNKSVKAYPLRELIQLNSNAKLKDERRFNAIKYTIFFEGKDITPPNDLYHVPLMSIIPDRLVTELPPLNLEIKQSLSNDLMPIAIKALCWVEKFFRDTEVYIKDETLYDPLGIRGSQEKESYILSEKGLAARKATVESVIAKANEELQSIAEIISTSTKQIQLLNSIIQTVREAEAFMTAEFARTQLKSKLEDLRSKEIQLNEQLERLDEVRKSLDRKQIEEQSLEKELKREEEIYSELGQMKEKFQLLTKLNKTYTEEMQKINSLKTKREIMDELFEKATRNLKSVERQIVDFDENLERQSRELKGIDNQVDDTEKVISTSQCNLVNYLEELNKLQNDFGKIYSFSINGIQLETNISLHHLLNERENGKVKFTHAVTEEIDKAAPENYEVVKKEYERLDSEYKRSKILLEQDIERTEQLKDHLEKTVNMRVLEIQQRFRSYMAEFQFEGEVSWEAFEDKKKRILFRLYIKARKEGHRGTMEDVSVKARGGKVGKGVSGGEESLSSLLFALALLQNLHTAPGFIVLDEFDSALDENRKSKVFDLYVQQLQRKLIILTPKSHESSYLNKFEKALVVQHDPTIPRSKVIGLVKT; this is encoded by the coding sequence ATGATCCCTTGTCGCTTAATTTTTGTCGGTATTCGTGATTTTGTTCCTGCACTGCTAGATTTATCTGGCAAAGATATACACGTAATGATTACTGGACCGAACGGAGCAGGGAAATCGACGATCACATTTTGTATGGGTGCCGTTTTATATTCTAGTAAGGTTGATATCGAAGGTTTAAAATCACGAAATCTCCCCCTTGATAAAACGTGGAAGGCTAGAATTGCTTACTTGTTTAAAAATGAAGGAGCGATGAAGATTGATGCCCCCTTATATATTGAGTTTGCCTTAAATATCGTACAGGAACCTGGTCAACCGATAAAAAAAGAGTTTGTTATTTCTACAGGGGATATTATCGACGAATGGGAACAGACAACGAAATACACTTCTGGAGATCGTGTTTATAGCTTTTCCGCTTATCGGCAAGCTCTTCAATATAAATATAAAATAGATCCGGATCTTTATTATTTAATTTGGTACCAGCAGGAAGTAAATCAATTTGCGATTATGAATCCAGAAGAACGATTCCGTATCTTTAGTGAAATGCATGGAATTGATAAAACCCAGCGAGATTGGGAAGACAGTATTGAGCAGCTAAAAGAATCAGAAGAAACATTAAAATATGCAGAAACAAATGTACTATTTAAAAAACAAGACTTAAGTTTAAAGAAGCAAGATTTAGATCGGTACAATGAAAATCAAAAAAGATTGCATGAGGGTGGGAAACAATATATAACAGCGCTTTTGCATTTGGAAAGCTTTTACCAAAAGGAAATACAACAAGAGCAAAGAAAGCTTGACCAATTGAAGGAAGATCGTATAGAAGTTAGTGAATTGATTACTGAGATAAGCGAAAAGAAAACTTTCCAGACGGAACAGAAAACTAAATTTGAGGCTGAAAAAAATAAACTAAATCTCGAAATTCAGCAATTAGATAACAACCTTATTAAACTTCAAGGTGTAGCGAAAAAAATAAATGAAGAGATCAACAGTTTGAATGAAGAGTTAAAAGAAACAGACTTAAAGCGAAATGGGCTAACTAGAACTGAAGAGGAAGTTCGAATTGCCTTTATTAATTTAGAAATGGAAAAAGAAAAAACAAAACAAGGCATCCGAGAAAATCATCGCCAGTTGGAAAAAGGTAAAGAAGAACATCGTAACAATATTAATGAGATAGCTGTCATCTCTCACGAAGTGAATGAAAATAAAAAGCTAGAAATAAAATATCAAGAACTACTAAATCAATACAAAAGTAGTCATGATGCCCAACAAAAAATTAACTGGTTAGATGAAACTATTAAAAGCAATAGAGATAGAGAACATAAACTATTAATAAAACTCGCAGATTTTAATAATGAGTTGGACATTTTAAAAGAAAATCGGGTTTTATCATCGCGTCAAATGGAGTCAATAACTTTTTTCAAGAATAAAAGTGTTAAAGCATATCCACTTCGCGAGTTAATTCAGCTAAATTCTAATGCTAAATTAAAGGATGAACGCCGGTTTAATGCAATAAAATATACGATCTTTTTTGAAGGCAAAGATATAACGCCGCCAAATGATTTATATCACGTCCCGTTAATGAGTATTATTCCTGACAGATTAGTGACAGAACTACCACCTCTTAATTTAGAAATAAAGCAAAGTCTTTCGAATGATTTAATGCCGATCGCAATAAAAGCGCTTTGTTGGGTAGAAAAGTTCTTTCGCGACACTGAAGTTTATATTAAGGATGAAACGTTATATGATCCCTTGGGAATAAGAGGTTCACAAGAAAAGGAAAGCTATATTCTGTCAGAAAAAGGATTAGCAGCAAGAAAAGCGACCGTCGAAAGTGTAATAGCAAAAGCGAATGAAGAACTACAATCAATAGCTGAAATAATTTCTACAAGTACAAAACAAATCCAGTTATTAAATAGTATCATCCAAACTGTTCGTGAAGCAGAAGCTTTTATGACAGCTGAATTTGCTCGTACTCAATTAAAAAGCAAATTAGAAGATTTGCGATCTAAAGAAATTCAGTTGAATGAACAATTGGAAAGATTAGATGAAGTGAGAAAATCACTCGATCGTAAACAAATAGAAGAGCAGTCTTTAGAAAAAGAATTAAAAAGAGAAGAAGAAATCTACTCTGAATTAGGACAGATGAAAGAAAAGTTTCAGTTACTAACAAAACTGAATAAAACGTATACCGAAGAAATGCAAAAAATAAATTCGTTGAAAACAAAGCGTGAGATAATGGACGAGCTCTTCGAAAAAGCGACTCGAAATCTTAAATCGGTTGAACGACAAATCGTAGATTTTGATGAAAACCTAGAAAGACAATCACGGGAATTAAAAGGGATTGATAATCAAGTCGACGATACAGAAAAAGTGATTAGTACTTCTCAATGTAATCTTGTTAATTATTTGGAAGAACTAAACAAGCTGCAAAATGACTTTGGAAAAATTTATAGTTTTTCTATAAATGGCATTCAGCTAGAAACTAATATTTCCCTTCATCATCTCTTAAATGAGCGTGAAAATGGAAAAGTCAAATTTACTCATGCGGTCACTGAAGAAATTGACAAGGCAGCACCAGAAAATTACGAAGTAGTAAAAAAAGAGTATGAACGATTAGATAGTGAGTATAAACGTTCCAAAATTTTATTAGAACAAGATATTGAACGAACCGAACAACTAAAAGATCATCTCGAAAAAACAGTGAATATGAGAGTGCTAGAAATTCAGCAACGCTTTCGTTCATACATGGCCGAATTCCAATTTGAAGGAGAAGTAAGCTGGGAAGCGTTTGAAGACAAAAAGAAACGCATATTATTCAGGCTTTATATTAAAGCTCGTAAAGAAGGCCACCGTGGGACGATGGAAGATGTAAGTGTGAAAGCACGAGGTGGTAAGGTTGGAAAGGGAGTTTCTGGTGGAGAGGAATCGTTGAGTTCTTTACTATTTGCCTTAGCACTTTTGCAAAATCTCCATACAGCTCCAGGCTTTATTGTTTTAGACGAATTCGACAGTGCTTTAGATGAAAACCGTAAATCGAAGGTATTTGATTTATATGTTCAACAATTACAAAGAAAGTTAATCATACTAACACCTAAATCACATGAAAGCTCTTATTTAAACAAATTTGAAAAAGCATTAGTTGTCCAGCATGATCCGACAATCCCACGAAGTAAAGTAATTGGATTAGTTAAAACTTGA
- a CDS encoding DUF6398 domain-containing protein, which produces MNKTISVPKKMEEKYNEIATIIEEFCSVHLNKEYEQLCLQLCAALCRKRPSPLEKGRANTWACGIVHAIGTANFLFDSSQHPTITPKELYEGFGVSGGTGSSKSKQIRDLMKIDYFNTDWALPSKLADNPMVWMISVNGFAIDARNAPKEIQEHAYKMGIIPYIPE; this is translated from the coding sequence ATGAATAAAACTATATCTGTACCGAAAAAAATGGAAGAAAAGTATAATGAAATTGCTACTATTATCGAGGAGTTTTGTTCTGTTCATTTAAACAAAGAGTACGAGCAACTCTGTTTACAGTTATGTGCAGCGTTATGCAGAAAACGTCCTTCTCCTCTTGAGAAAGGAAGAGCGAATACTTGGGCTTGTGGTATTGTTCATGCCATTGGTACAGCAAATTTTCTGTTTGATTCGTCACAACATCCTACAATAACACCCAAAGAGCTTTATGAAGGATTTGGCGTAAGTGGAGGTACAGGTAGTTCCAAGTCAAAACAAATAAGAGATCTAATGAAAATTGATTATTTTAACACAGACTGGGCTTTACCAAGTAAATTAGCAGATAATCCAATGGTTTGGATGATTTCTGTTAATGGTTTTGCCATTGATGCCCGTAATGCACCAAAGGAAATCCAGGAACATGCATATAAAATGGGGATTATCCCGTATATTCCAGAGTAG